One genomic region from Stackebrandtia nassauensis DSM 44728 encodes:
- a CDS encoding SMP-30/gluconolactonase/LRE family protein — MDEPKVVLSDLVVGESPRWHEGRLWFCNWGAHEIIAVDPDGNAEVVLRDAEVDPHSIDWLPDGRMLIVPKNTERGRLLRREPNGDIVSHADLSGLPSGFNEIVVDGRGNVYVNGADFDFLSFISTLDHTDQRPLHLRPGFVPGFIALITPDGRSRIVAEDIAFPNGMLVTPDNATLIISESFAGRLSAFDVAADGGLSGRRVWAEGLGPDGICRDADGAVWTSSGETDCVRVAEGGEILDRVDFDRSPFACMLGGPERRTLYVVAATWNPENPFGGRTGQLLAVPAPAAGVGWP; from the coding sequence ATGGACGAACCGAAAGTGGTGCTGTCGGATCTGGTCGTCGGGGAGTCGCCCCGCTGGCACGAGGGCCGGTTGTGGTTCTGCAACTGGGGTGCCCACGAGATCATCGCCGTCGATCCCGACGGGAACGCCGAAGTGGTGCTGCGCGACGCCGAGGTGGATCCGCATTCGATCGACTGGCTGCCGGACGGCCGGATGCTGATCGTCCCGAAGAACACCGAGCGCGGCAGGCTGTTGCGCCGGGAACCCAACGGCGACATCGTCTCGCACGCCGACCTGTCGGGGCTTCCCAGTGGTTTCAACGAGATCGTCGTGGACGGACGCGGCAACGTCTACGTCAACGGCGCCGACTTCGACTTCCTGTCGTTCATATCCACACTAGACCACACTGATCAGCGGCCGCTGCACCTGCGGCCGGGCTTCGTGCCCGGTTTCATCGCACTGATCACACCGGACGGTCGTTCCCGGATCGTCGCCGAGGACATCGCCTTCCCCAACGGCATGCTGGTCACGCCGGACAACGCGACGCTGATCATCTCGGAGTCGTTCGCGGGCAGGCTTTCCGCCTTCGACGTGGCCGCCGACGGCGGACTGTCCGGGCGGCGGGTGTGGGCCGAAGGCCTTGGGCCCGACGGCATCTGCCGCGACGCGGACGGCGCGGTGTGGACCTCCAGCGGCGAGACCGACTGCGTGCGGGTGGCCGAGGGCGGCGAGATCCTGGACCGGGTCGACTTCGACAGGTCCCCGTTCGCGTGCATGCTGGGCGGTCCCGAACGGCGCACGCTGTACGTCGTCGCGGCCACCTGGAATCCGGAGAACCCGTTCGGTGGCCGCACCGGTCAGCTGCTGGCGGTCCCGGCCCCGGCGGCGGGCGTCGGTTGGCCGTAG
- a CDS encoding sigma-70 family RNA polymerase sigma factor, translated as MVDELGEAARRFEENRARLRAVAYRMLGSLAEAEDAVQETWLRYSRADTAEVANLPGWLTTVTGRVCLNMLRARRTRREVSIDAVTDDGRRGADTELERHPATDADPEREAVMADSVGLALLVLLDTLSPGERLAFVLHDMFTVPFEEIAPLVDRSAAATRQLASRARRRVKGGAAVSRAELDRQRPVVDAFLTAVRGADLEALVALLDPSVTLRADRHVVPSARPITISGATTVAETAMAATGRARFTGLVLIDGAVGLLMAPGGRLRLVLRFGFDGERITGIDVVADPARLAELELAVVGD; from the coding sequence GTGGTTGACGAACTCGGCGAGGCCGCTCGGCGGTTCGAGGAGAACCGGGCCCGGCTGCGGGCGGTCGCCTACCGGATGCTCGGTTCGCTGGCCGAGGCCGAGGACGCCGTCCAGGAGACCTGGCTGCGCTACAGCCGCGCCGACACCGCCGAGGTGGCGAACCTGCCCGGCTGGCTGACCACGGTCACGGGACGGGTGTGCCTCAACATGTTGCGGGCCAGGCGGACCCGGCGTGAGGTGTCCATCGACGCCGTGACCGACGACGGGCGGCGCGGCGCGGACACCGAGCTGGAGCGGCACCCGGCCACCGACGCCGATCCGGAGCGGGAGGCGGTGATGGCCGACTCGGTCGGGCTGGCGCTGCTGGTGCTGCTGGACACGCTCAGTCCCGGCGAACGGCTGGCGTTCGTGCTGCACGACATGTTCACGGTGCCGTTCGAGGAGATCGCGCCGCTGGTGGACCGGTCGGCGGCCGCGACCCGGCAGCTGGCCAGCCGGGCCCGGCGCCGGGTCAAGGGCGGTGCCGCGGTGTCGCGCGCCGAACTGGACCGGCAGCGGCCGGTCGTCGACGCGTTCCTCACCGCGGTGCGCGGCGCCGACCTGGAGGCCCTGGTGGCACTGCTGGACCCGAGCGTGACGCTGCGCGCCGACCGTCACGTGGTTCCCAGCGCGCGGCCCATCACGATCAGCGGCGCCACCACGGTCGCCGAGACGGCGATGGCGGCCACCGGCCGGGCCCGGTTCACGGGGCTGGTGCTCATCGACGGCGCGGTCGGCCTGCTCATGGCGCCTGGCGGACGGCTGCGGCTGGTGCTGCGGTTCGGTTTCGACGGCGAGCGCATCACCGGCATCGACGTCGTCGCCGACCCGGCGCGGTTGGCGGAACTGGAGCTGGCCGTCGTCGGGGACTGA
- a CDS encoding SDR family oxidoreductase: MSASILVTGGTGTLGRLVTPLLRDTGARLRVLSRGSRATEPGVEHVTGDLLKNEGLTAAVAGVDTILHLAGGAKGDAEATANLVRAAHRAGTVRHLVHISVIGADRMPLAWFANQRGAEQAVTESGLPWTMLRAAQFHDLVLTMVRGMSKLPLIPAPGGLRFQPVATADVASRLAELTLGDPAGLVPDLAGPTVYTLDELVRGYLSANGRRRLFLPIRIPGKAGRAYRAGHNLNLDTAVTGEHTWEDFLADRVPA; encoded by the coding sequence ATGAGCGCATCGATTCTGGTCACCGGCGGAACCGGCACCCTGGGCCGCCTGGTCACCCCGCTGCTGCGCGACACCGGGGCGAGGCTGCGGGTGCTCAGCCGTGGCAGCCGCGCGACCGAGCCGGGCGTCGAACACGTCACCGGCGACCTGCTCAAGAACGAGGGTCTGACCGCCGCCGTCGCCGGGGTCGACACGATCCTGCACCTGGCGGGCGGGGCCAAGGGCGACGCCGAGGCCACCGCCAACCTGGTGAGGGCCGCCCACCGGGCCGGAACGGTCCGCCACCTGGTGCATATCTCCGTCATCGGCGCCGACCGGATGCCGCTGGCCTGGTTCGCCAACCAGCGCGGCGCCGAACAGGCCGTCACCGAATCCGGACTGCCGTGGACGATGCTGCGGGCGGCCCAGTTCCACGACCTGGTGCTCACCATGGTGCGCGGTATGTCCAAACTGCCACTGATCCCCGCCCCCGGCGGCCTGCGCTTCCAACCGGTCGCCACCGCCGACGTCGCGTCCCGGCTGGCCGAACTCACCCTCGGCGACCCCGCCGGACTCGTGCCCGACCTCGCCGGACCGACCGTCTACACACTCGACGAACTGGTGCGCGGCTACCTGTCCGCCAACGGCAGGCGACGGCTGTTCCTGCCCATCCGGATCCCCGGCAAAGCGGGCCGCGCCTACCGGGCGGGCCACAACCTCAACCTGGACACCGCCGTCACCGGCGAGCACACCTGGGAGGACTTCCTCGCCGACCGCGTCCCCGCCTGA
- a CDS encoding VOC family protein translates to MSIMIFPNLPVKDLEAAKKFYTALGFELNKDFSDDNAASIVIAENIVVMLLREEFFSTFDSRTIADTATTVESVHALGVESRGKVDELVDAAIAAGGKEAGEAKDEGFMYGRAFFDLDGHHWEVMFMDLSAMPQE, encoded by the coding sequence ATGAGCATCATGATCTTCCCGAACCTGCCGGTCAAGGACCTGGAAGCCGCGAAGAAGTTCTACACCGCGCTGGGATTCGAACTGAACAAGGACTTCAGCGACGACAACGCCGCCAGCATTGTGATCGCGGAGAACATCGTCGTCATGCTGCTGCGCGAGGAGTTCTTCTCCACCTTCGACAGCCGCACGATCGCCGACACCGCCACCACCGTGGAATCGGTCCACGCGCTGGGTGTCGAGAGCCGCGGCAAGGTTGACGAGCTTGTCGACGCCGCGATCGCCGCCGGTGGCAAGGAAGCCGGTGAGGCCAAGGACGAGGGCTTCATGTACGGGCGGGCCTTCTTCGACCTGGACGGCCACCACTGGGAGGTCATGTTCATGGACCTCTCCGCGATGCCGCAGGAGTAG
- a CDS encoding dihydrofolate reductase family protein, with amino-acid sequence MARLVYSAIMSLDGYIADENGEFGWAMPSDEVHGFINDRMRSIGTHLYGRVLYETMTGWETDPSLAEQPLGRDFAEQWQAADKIVYSTTLDKPVTAKTRIEREFDPVVVQGLKDTAEADLLIGGPVLAAHAFAAGLVDVCELYVVPVIVGGGHLGLPEGLFLNLELLEERRFANGFVLLRYKVG; translated from the coding sequence ATGGCCAGATTGGTCTATTCCGCGATCATGTCACTGGACGGCTACATAGCCGACGAGAACGGGGAATTCGGCTGGGCGATGCCCTCCGACGAGGTTCACGGCTTCATCAACGACCGCATGCGTTCCATCGGCACCCACCTGTACGGCCGGGTGCTCTACGAGACGATGACCGGCTGGGAGACCGACCCGTCCCTGGCCGAACAACCGCTGGGCCGTGACTTCGCCGAGCAGTGGCAGGCCGCGGACAAGATCGTCTACTCCACCACCCTCGACAAGCCCGTCACCGCGAAGACCCGCATCGAGCGCGAGTTCGACCCGGTGGTGGTCCAGGGCCTGAAGGACACCGCCGAAGCCGACCTCCTCATCGGCGGCCCGGTACTTGCCGCCCATGCCTTCGCGGCCGGACTGGTCGACGTGTGCGAGCTGTACGTCGTCCCGGTGATCGTCGGCGGCGGCCACCTGGGCCTGCCGGAGGGCCTGTTCCTGAACCTGGAACTGCTGGAGGAACGACGCTTCGCGAACGGTTTCGTGCTGTTGCGCTACAAGGTGGGCTGA
- the glyA gene encoding serine hydroxymethyltransferase: MRRLVEADSEVAQLIDAEGRRQHDKIRLIASENYVSQAVMEATGTLLTNKYSEGYAGKRYYEGQQLIDEVEELAISRAKSLFGVDHANVQPYSGSPANLAVYLAFAQPGDTVMGMSLPMGGHLTHGWSVSATGKWFNAVHYGVRKDTGRVDFDEVAELARQHRPKLIFCGGTAIPRTVDFAAFAKIAQEVDAILVADIAHIAGLVAGGAHPSPVGHAEVVTTTTHKTLRGPRGAMLMSTEERAKALDKAVFPGLQGGPHNHTTAAIAVALREAATPDFADYATRIVANAKALAAALTERGFDLVSGGTDNHLILADLTSKDIGGKPAAKALDRAGVELNFNTVPFDPRKPFDPSGLRIGTAAVTTRGMTEADMPKIAAWMDDAISAAHDGQEDKLDDIAGQIRDFCAAYPIPGWTE, encoded by the coding sequence ATGCGGCGACTGGTGGAGGCCGACAGTGAGGTGGCCCAGCTGATCGACGCGGAGGGGCGTCGGCAGCACGACAAGATCCGGTTGATCGCCAGCGAGAACTACGTGTCGCAGGCCGTCATGGAGGCCACCGGGACGCTTCTGACCAACAAGTACTCCGAGGGCTACGCGGGGAAGCGCTACTACGAGGGCCAGCAGCTCATCGACGAGGTCGAGGAGCTGGCGATCTCGCGCGCCAAGTCGCTGTTCGGGGTCGACCACGCCAACGTGCAGCCGTACTCGGGTTCGCCCGCCAACCTCGCCGTCTACCTGGCGTTCGCGCAGCCGGGCGACACGGTCATGGGCATGTCGCTGCCGATGGGCGGGCACCTGACCCACGGCTGGAGCGTCTCGGCGACCGGCAAGTGGTTCAACGCCGTCCACTATGGCGTCCGCAAGGACACCGGCCGGGTCGACTTCGACGAGGTCGCTGAACTGGCCCGCCAGCACCGCCCCAAGCTGATCTTCTGCGGCGGCACCGCGATCCCGCGCACCGTCGACTTCGCCGCCTTCGCCAAGATCGCCCAGGAGGTGGACGCGATCCTGGTGGCCGACATCGCGCACATCGCGGGTCTGGTCGCCGGTGGCGCGCACCCCTCGCCGGTGGGGCACGCCGAGGTCGTCACGACCACCACCCACAAGACGCTGCGGGGCCCGCGCGGCGCCATGCTCATGTCGACCGAGGAACGCGCCAAGGCGCTGGACAAGGCGGTCTTCCCCGGCCTCCAGGGCGGACCCCACAACCACACCACCGCCGCGATCGCGGTGGCGCTGCGGGAAGCGGCCACCCCGGACTTCGCCGACTACGCGACCCGGATCGTCGCCAACGCCAAGGCGCTGGCGGCGGCCCTGACCGAGCGCGGTTTCGACCTGGTCTCGGGCGGCACCGACAACCACCTGATCCTGGCCGACCTGACCAGCAAGGACATCGGCGGCAAACCGGCCGCCAAGGCCCTGGACCGGGCCGGGGTCGAACTGAACTTCAACACCGTCCCGTTCGACCCGCGTAAGCCCTTCGACCCCTCGGGTCTGCGCATCGGCACCGCCGCCGTCACCACCCGCGGCATGACCGAGGCCGACATGCCCAAGATCGCGGCCTGGATGGACGACGCGATCTCGGCGGCCCACGACGGCCAGGAGGACAAACTGGACGACATCGCGGGCCAGATCCGCGACTTCTGCGCCGCCTACCCGATCCCGGGCTGGACCGAGTAA